One Mycolicibacterium fortuitum subsp. fortuitum genomic window carries:
- a CDS encoding glutamate--cysteine ligase 2 yields MTSHPTVGVEEEFLLIDPQSGEPIARNKQVAAHAAEHGVDLQLELTSCQVETTTDVMDTSAALRRELTRLRQTATEAAAAAGTQLLAVGLPPTVPHKFPVTPTARYRRIAHRFGMIAHEQGICGCHVHVAVPDRESAIHVSNWLRPWLHVLLALTANSAIYRNTDSGYASFRSVLWSRWPSSGPPPHFDSVAEYDASVAMLERAGAALDDGMIYWDVRPSANFPTVEVRVCDVPATVAETVLVATLIRAGVMTALRGYDEGESVPRLADSQIRAAHWKAAHDGLDGDGIDLLGDQSTVPLRELLDRFVETVRPALSLLDDYEMVRGEIARIAAEGNGAMRQREAWRRRGEIADVIRELAAAAVSD; encoded by the coding sequence GTGACAAGTCATCCGACGGTGGGCGTGGAGGAAGAGTTCCTGCTCATCGACCCGCAGAGTGGCGAGCCGATCGCCCGTAACAAACAGGTCGCCGCGCACGCCGCCGAGCACGGGGTCGACCTGCAATTGGAGCTGACCAGCTGCCAGGTCGAAACCACCACGGACGTGATGGACACCAGCGCTGCGTTGCGCCGCGAACTGACCCGGTTGCGGCAGACCGCCACCGAGGCGGCCGCGGCCGCCGGGACGCAGTTGTTGGCCGTCGGCCTGCCGCCGACCGTGCCGCACAAATTTCCGGTCACACCGACCGCGCGCTACCGCAGGATCGCCCACAGGTTCGGCATGATCGCCCACGAACAGGGCATCTGTGGCTGCCACGTGCACGTCGCGGTGCCTGACCGCGAGTCTGCGATCCACGTCAGCAACTGGCTGCGGCCATGGCTGCACGTGTTGCTGGCGCTGACCGCCAACTCGGCGATCTACCGCAACACCGACAGCGGCTACGCCAGCTTCCGCAGCGTGCTGTGGTCGCGCTGGCCGAGTTCCGGTCCGCCGCCGCACTTCGATTCGGTGGCAGAGTACGACGCCAGCGTCGCCATGCTGGAGCGCGCCGGCGCTGCGCTGGACGACGGCATGATCTATTGGGATGTCAGGCCGTCGGCGAACTTCCCGACCGTGGAGGTGCGGGTCTGCGATGTGCCCGCCACCGTGGCCGAGACGGTCCTGGTGGCCACGTTGATCCGCGCCGGCGTCATGACGGCGCTGCGCGGTTACGACGAAGGCGAATCCGTTCCGCGTCTGGCGGACAGCCAGATCCGCGCCGCACATTGGAAGGCCGCTCACGACGGCCTGGACGGCGACGGTATCGATCTGTTGGGCGACCAGTCGACGGTGCCGTTACGGGAATTGCTCGACCGATTCGTCGAAACGGTGCGCCCCGCGTTGTCGCTGTTGGACGACTACGAGATGGTGCGCGGTGAGATCGCCCGCATCGCGGCTGAGGGCAACGGCGCGATGCGCCAGCGTGAAGCCTGGCGACGACGCGGTGAAATCGCCGACGTGATAAGGGAATTGGCAGCCGCTGCGGTCAGCGACTAG
- a CDS encoding LLM class F420-dependent oxidoreductase — MPNDFRFGVSLRATGSQSQIADTARRAEDLGFDVLNVPDHLGAPAPFPTLTAIAAATSTLRIGTFVLNAGFYKPALLARDATALRDLSGGRFDLGLGAGYVREEFEAAELPFPSARDRIDYLRHTTEYLKEHAPDIPILIAGNGDRLLTVAARTADIIGLTGGDHVEGDPLADRISFVRNAAGDRFDQLQLNIAVTAMPAPGSEMPILNVPRHFLPGLSDEELLRHPGVLSGSVSAMADHIRGLRDKYGISYVIVQIAHAEAFGKVIAELR; from the coding sequence ATGCCCAACGATTTCCGCTTTGGTGTCAGTCTGCGCGCCACCGGATCCCAATCGCAGATCGCCGATACCGCGCGCCGAGCCGAAGACCTCGGCTTCGACGTACTCAACGTGCCCGACCATCTCGGTGCCCCCGCCCCGTTCCCCACCCTGACCGCGATCGCAGCGGCGACCAGCACGCTGCGCATCGGGACATTCGTGCTCAATGCCGGCTTCTACAAGCCGGCATTGCTGGCGCGCGATGCCACCGCCCTACGCGATCTGTCCGGAGGTCGATTCGACCTCGGCCTCGGGGCCGGCTACGTGCGCGAGGAGTTCGAGGCCGCCGAACTGCCGTTTCCCAGTGCCCGCGACCGCATCGACTATCTGCGCCACACCACCGAGTACCTCAAAGAACACGCTCCCGACATACCGATCCTCATCGCGGGCAATGGTGACCGACTGCTGACGGTGGCAGCCCGCACCGCAGACATCATCGGCCTCACCGGCGGGGATCACGTCGAAGGTGACCCTCTGGCCGACCGAATCTCCTTCGTGCGCAACGCCGCCGGTGACCGGTTCGACCAACTGCAACTCAACATCGCTGTCACCGCGATGCCGGCGCCCGGCAGCGAGATGCCCATCCTCAACGTCCCCCGCCATTTTCTGCCCGGGCTCAGCGACGAAGAACTCCTGCGCCACCCCGGAGTGCTGTCGGGGTCGGTCAGTGCCATGGCCGACCACATTCGCGGCCTGCGCGACAAGTACGGGATCAGCTACGTCATCGTGCAGATCGCCCACGCCGAGGCATTCGGGAAGGTGATAGCCGAACTCCGGTAG